One genomic window of Sodaliphilus pleomorphus includes the following:
- a CDS encoding choice-of-anchor J domain-containing protein, which produces MNKKLLLLSLTVAACTLQASAIGTSGRAGRAAAGDDDIINPPYTLNLKSETERARYTIIDANGDGNTWVGYSFAFRCYTQGELPADDWLVSPGIALTQGSTYTITFKGHNRQSDKPEVYTLLAGSKPEAAALTDTVAPTVTFTAVETEEYTTTYRAPSTGVYYFGFHCTSPAASASAYLEAWSISAPAGKASPDSVTALQVTAGARGQMSATIAFTTPVKNADGSALTQIATATVTNLTTGNTVATLTAPQAGKPLSVTDQAPVNGNNKYRVVCASAEGEGIPAEASAYVGIDTPLPVGRGNWTQQGTKAVLTWPAVSTTGVHGGYVNPDEVTYKIAMMSPEPQVIATGVKGTTYTDATLATLQGQTFLYYAVYPVSKAGTGGGSPTFSGTFGTPFATPATESFAGAQLTHSPWYVVDYAGDENSSWDIVAQSTSPAMQPQDSDGGMAVMHTADDGDHMLTSPMFALGSAVSQLKFYVNNYAFDNRLRVFISDDRGHSWTQVHEVGMTGKAWEERTVDLADYAGKTVNIGFRGEVLAYNNPIMLDNISIATTQSGITATTTAPQLRLDGRTLTAPAQQHRLTVYSTSGHTVATVAPGQPVDVTLAPGIYLVRTGAVTTKLAVR; this is translated from the coding sequence ATGAACAAAAAGCTATTACTACTGTCACTCACTGTGGCGGCTTGCACCCTCCAGGCAAGCGCCATCGGCACAAGCGGCAGGGCTGGCAGGGCTGCTGCCGGCGACGACGACATCATCAACCCGCCCTACACGCTCAACCTGAAAAGCGAGACCGAGCGGGCACGCTACACCATCATCGATGCCAACGGCGACGGCAACACCTGGGTGGGCTACAGCTTTGCCTTCCGCTGCTACACGCAGGGCGAGCTGCCTGCCGACGACTGGCTCGTCTCGCCAGGCATCGCGCTCACCCAGGGCAGCACCTACACCATCACCTTCAAGGGGCACAACCGGCAAAGCGACAAGCCCGAAGTCTACACCCTGCTCGCGGGCAGCAAGCCCGAGGCAGCCGCGCTGACCGACACGGTGGCCCCCACCGTCACCTTTACCGCCGTCGAGACCGAGGAGTACACCACAACCTATCGCGCGCCGTCGACGGGCGTGTACTACTTTGGCTTCCACTGCACGTCGCCCGCGGCCAGCGCCTCGGCCTACCTGGAAGCCTGGTCGATAAGCGCCCCTGCCGGCAAGGCCAGCCCCGACTCGGTGACCGCCCTGCAAGTCACAGCCGGCGCCCGTGGCCAGATGAGCGCCACCATCGCCTTCACCACACCCGTAAAGAATGCCGACGGCTCGGCACTGACCCAAATCGCCACTGCCACAGTCACCAACCTCACCACCGGCAACACGGTGGCCACCCTCACCGCCCCACAGGCCGGCAAGCCGCTTTCGGTCACCGACCAGGCCCCTGTGAACGGCAACAACAAGTATCGCGTGGTGTGCGCCTCGGCCGAGGGCGAGGGCATCCCCGCCGAGGCATCGGCCTATGTGGGCATCGACACGCCTCTGCCCGTGGGCCGCGGCAACTGGACGCAACAGGGCACGAAGGCCGTGCTCACGTGGCCTGCCGTGTCGACCACGGGGGTGCACGGCGGCTATGTGAACCCCGACGAGGTGACCTACAAAATCGCCATGATGTCGCCCGAGCCCCAGGTGATCGCCACTGGCGTGAAAGGCACCACCTATACCGACGCCACGCTGGCGACGCTCCAGGGGCAAACGTTCCTGTACTATGCCGTGTATCCCGTGAGCAAGGCTGGCACCGGAGGCGGGTCGCCCACCTTCAGCGGCACCTTCGGCACGCCGTTTGCCACCCCGGCAACCGAGTCGTTTGCCGGCGCCCAGCTCACCCACTCGCCCTGGTATGTGGTCGACTATGCCGGCGACGAAAACTCGTCGTGGGACATCGTGGCACAGAGCACCTCGCCCGCCATGCAGCCGCAAGACAGCGATGGCGGCATGGCCGTGATGCACACCGCCGACGACGGCGACCACATGCTCACCTCGCCCATGTTTGCCCTGGGCTCGGCTGTGAGCCAGCTCAAGTTCTACGTCAACAACTACGCCTTCGACAACCGCCTGCGCGTGTTCATCTCCGACGACCGCGGCCACTCGTGGACGCAGGTCCACGAGGTGGGCATGACCGGAAAGGCGTGGGAGGAGCGCACCGTCGACCTGGCCGACTATGCCGGCAAGACGGTCAACATAGGCTTCCGTGGCGAGGTGCTGGCCTACAACAACCCCATCATGCTCGACAACATAAGCATCGCCACCACCCAGTCGGGCATCACCGCGACCACGACAGCGCCCCAGCTGCGGCTCGACGGCCGCACACTCACAGCGCCCGCGCAGCAGCACCGGCTCACGGTCTACAGCACGAGCGGGCACACTGTGGCCACAGTCGCCCCTGGCCAGCCCGTCGACGTGACGCTGGCCCCCGGCATCTACCTCGTGCGCACCGGCGCCGTCACCACCAAGCTCGCCGTGCGATAA
- a CDS encoding glycosyl transferase family 90, which yields MSFTELRKKIFNGKNPKFVYYAEAYAKLHLPRFVLRPRVEDLDRELARRPDRDHIVDRVNYYCKASAYPGTSHQQWLAQSTELCRQPLTHQKVYYLDSMWLARFFDPHLRWHLEEGDVDYVPQVPSIVKSRPIAGDNSRSTILKLDLVRHFIFVNDHTAWRDKQDRVVFRGKVSGKAPRIAFLQRWAQSPRVDAGSVDREQSQYSRPKLTLRDHLRFRYIMAIEGNDVASNLKWVMSSNSIAVMPRPTCETWFMEGRLKPDYHYIEVKPDFSDLEQRLDYYSSHPDQAQAIIAHAHEWVAQFRNARRERLIALLVLRKYFDAVAQL from the coding sequence ATGAGTTTTACTGAATTACGCAAGAAGATATTCAACGGGAAGAATCCTAAGTTTGTGTACTACGCCGAGGCCTATGCCAAGCTGCACCTGCCGCGCTTCGTGCTGCGCCCGCGGGTAGAGGATCTCGACCGTGAGCTGGCGCGCCGCCCCGATCGCGACCACATCGTCGACCGGGTGAACTACTACTGCAAGGCCAGTGCCTACCCCGGCACGAGCCACCAGCAGTGGCTGGCGCAGTCGACCGAGCTGTGCCGGCAGCCGCTCACCCACCAGAAGGTGTACTACCTCGACTCGATGTGGCTGGCGCGCTTCTTCGATCCACACTTGCGGTGGCACCTCGAGGAGGGCGATGTCGACTATGTGCCGCAGGTGCCGAGCATCGTCAAGAGCCGGCCCATCGCGGGCGACAACAGCCGCTCGACGATACTCAAACTCGACCTGGTGCGGCATTTCATCTTTGTCAACGACCACACGGCATGGCGCGACAAGCAAGACCGCGTGGTCTTCAGGGGCAAGGTGAGCGGCAAGGCGCCGCGCATTGCGTTCTTGCAACGCTGGGCGCAATCGCCTCGCGTCGACGCCGGCTCAGTCGACCGGGAGCAATCGCAGTATTCACGACCTAAGCTCACGCTGCGCGACCACCTGCGGTTTCGCTACATCATGGCCATCGAGGGCAACGACGTGGCCTCCAACTTGAAGTGGGTGATGTCGTCCAACTCGATTGCCGTGATGCCGCGGCCCACGTGTGAAACGTGGTTTATGGAGGGCAGGCTCAAGCCCGACTATCACTACATCGAGGTGAAGCCCGACTTTTCCGACCTCGAGCAACGCCTCGACTACTACTCGTCGCACCCCGACCAGGCCCAGGCCATCATCGCCCATGCCCACGAGTGGGTGGCACAATTCCGCAACGCGCGCCGCGAGCGCCTCATCGCCCTGCTGGTGCTGCGCAAGTACTTCGACGCAGTGGCCCAGCTGTGA
- a CDS encoding tetratricopeptide repeat protein, with the protein MRKTRAYILWLAVAAVLLSACSAKKNTAGSRFWQAFNTRYNVYYNGMTNYNEQIKLLENNYQDDYSQRLFIHPAEAYQHPKSPQPSGSFDRTIQKMEKAISLHSIKKKPKKKAGKQNDPKYKEWMKRDEYNPFLHNAWYMLAKAEYMKGDFLSSSATFHYIARHFTWKPELQLECNLWEALSYCAMGWTTEADNVLAHVHIDKIDDKRLLALANLAFADYYIQDKKYAQAIPHLSAALHGQHGGQKVRLNFLLGQLYEETGQNQLAYQAYKRAGSSMGSTYRTKFNARIKQSAVFQGKDIKSEVKSLKAMTRYDRNKEYLDQIYYAIGNLYLSRGDTARAVENYVTAAKKSTRNGIDKAISQLRLGGIYFAQRKYDLAQPCYSEAVSQINEEYPNYKEIKKRSDVLDELSVYSGNVTLQDSLLKLSKLPLADQKKVIKKIIDELKKKEKEEAENAKREEYLAQQNAAGRTSTNKGASAAPTQYTLNTDKSWYFYNTAAKNQGKTTFQQQWGNRKLEDNWRRRNKNTFSLEGDNEENTAASADTTQGGAPGDTAKVDKEKLKREEDPHYEEYYLKQIPSTPEQVATANDVIQEGLYNMGLILKDKLEDYDASAYEFKQLLDRYPDNTYRLDVYYNLYLLYMRQNMTAQAETYRQLILSDFKDSKYGMALEDPNYIDNLKNMGKVQEQMYAEAYRNYLSNNNAAVHEAYAEMMRKYPLSKLMPKFMFIDALAYVTQRNSEKFKSTLKELLERYPETDITPTASGMLKELNAGRKLAGAGGGNMRGMDWSSFKLGNDSTGKAGEKAAFKPLTETRGKAQLFVLAFDNDSVSSNQLLYEVARHNFKTYKIKDYDLEPMTFGSMGLLVVKGFANYQELLQYRSTLEADKGLQLPREVHQVLISEDNFNLLVNEGRTFADYFQYLEEQNDKKQADRIPATAVDDDSIATAAAAAGKPALEPAQPVKSVRPAKVAPAKPEKLSKKEAARRAKAEKARQEAERKARIERERLEQKHRADSIAKSKLPTVIPDNPDLVIDDGTVPDSVIEEQYQYPHREIETQQPHIEGVDTAVVDTAVDMQQPATTTRPEAEPALNKKAAEPQDDTRRLLKQKSDEVKQQEREQKAAEKERQRQAEREAKAREKTAKAEQKAREEAEKNARKQKEEALKQAQKQKEEARKQKEQERKAQIKAKQEAQKQKARERKERQKQREAERKAYQKKKQEEAKARKKAAEERRKARER; encoded by the coding sequence ATGAGGAAAACGAGGGCTTACATACTGTGGCTGGCCGTTGCGGCCGTGTTGCTGAGCGCGTGCAGCGCCAAGAAAAACACGGCCGGCTCGCGCTTTTGGCAAGCGTTCAACACGCGCTACAACGTGTACTACAACGGCATGACCAACTACAACGAGCAGATAAAACTGCTGGAGAACAACTACCAGGACGACTACTCGCAGCGCCTGTTCATTCACCCGGCCGAAGCCTACCAGCACCCCAAGTCGCCGCAGCCCAGCGGCTCGTTTGACCGCACAATCCAGAAGATGGAGAAAGCCATCTCGCTGCACTCCATCAAGAAGAAGCCCAAGAAGAAAGCCGGCAAGCAGAACGACCCCAAGTACAAGGAGTGGATGAAGCGCGACGAGTACAACCCGTTTCTGCACAACGCCTGGTACATGCTGGCCAAGGCCGAGTACATGAAGGGCGACTTCTTGAGCAGCAGTGCCACCTTTCACTACATCGCCCGCCACTTCACCTGGAAGCCCGAGCTGCAGCTCGAGTGCAACCTGTGGGAGGCCTTGAGCTACTGCGCCATGGGCTGGACCACCGAGGCCGACAACGTGCTTGCCCACGTGCACATCGACAAGATTGACGACAAGCGGCTGCTGGCGCTGGCCAACCTGGCCTTTGCCGACTACTACATCCAAGACAAGAAATATGCCCAGGCCATTCCCCACCTGAGCGCTGCACTGCACGGGCAGCACGGCGGGCAGAAGGTGAGGCTCAACTTCCTGCTGGGGCAGCTCTATGAGGAGACGGGGCAAAACCAGCTGGCCTACCAGGCCTACAAGCGGGCCGGCAGCAGCATGGGCTCGACCTACCGCACTAAGTTCAATGCGCGCATCAAGCAGAGTGCCGTGTTCCAGGGCAAGGACATCAAGAGCGAGGTGAAGTCGCTCAAGGCCATGACCCGCTACGACCGCAACAAGGAGTATCTCGACCAGATATACTATGCCATAGGCAACCTCTATCTCTCGCGCGGCGACACGGCCCGGGCCGTAGAAAACTATGTGACGGCGGCCAAGAAGAGCACGCGCAACGGCATCGACAAGGCCATAAGCCAGCTCAGGCTGGGCGGCATCTACTTTGCCCAGCGCAAGTATGACCTGGCCCAGCCCTGCTACAGCGAGGCCGTGTCGCAAATCAACGAGGAGTATCCCAACTACAAGGAAATCAAGAAGCGCAGCGACGTGCTCGACGAGCTCTCGGTGTACTCGGGCAACGTGACCCTGCAGGACTCGCTGCTCAAGCTGTCGAAGCTGCCCCTGGCCGACCAGAAAAAGGTGATAAAGAAAATCATCGACGAGCTCAAGAAAAAGGAAAAGGAAGAGGCCGAAAACGCCAAGCGCGAGGAATATCTGGCCCAGCAGAACGCAGCCGGCCGCACCAGTACTAACAAGGGTGCCTCGGCAGCTCCCACGCAATACACCCTCAACACCGACAAGTCGTGGTACTTCTACAACACGGCTGCCAAAAACCAGGGCAAGACCACCTTCCAGCAGCAATGGGGCAACCGCAAGCTCGAGGACAACTGGCGCCGCCGCAACAAGAACACCTTCTCGCTCGAGGGCGACAACGAGGAGAACACCGCCGCCTCGGCCGACACCACCCAGGGCGGCGCCCCGGGCGACACTGCCAAGGTCGACAAGGAGAAGCTCAAGCGCGAGGAGGACCCCCACTACGAGGAATACTACCTCAAGCAGATACCCAGCACCCCCGAGCAGGTGGCAACGGCCAACGATGTGATTCAAGAGGGCCTCTACAACATGGGCCTCATCCTCAAGGACAAGCTTGAAGACTACGACGCCTCGGCCTACGAGTTCAAGCAGCTGCTCGACCGCTACCCCGACAACACTTACCGCCTCGATGTGTACTACAACCTGTATTTGCTCTACATGCGGCAGAACATGACCGCACAGGCCGAGACCTACCGGCAGCTCATCTTGAGCGACTTCAAGGACTCAAAATACGGCATGGCGCTCGAGGACCCCAACTATATCGACAACTTGAAAAACATGGGCAAGGTGCAGGAGCAAATGTATGCCGAGGCCTATCGCAACTACTTGAGCAACAACAATGCCGCCGTGCATGAGGCCTATGCCGAGATGATGCGCAAGTACCCGCTCTCCAAGCTCATGCCCAAGTTCATGTTTATCGACGCCCTTGCCTATGTGACCCAGCGCAACAGCGAGAAATTCAAGTCAACGCTCAAGGAGCTGCTCGAGCGCTATCCCGAGACCGACATCACCCCCACGGCATCGGGCATGCTCAAGGAGCTCAACGCCGGCCGCAAGCTCGCCGGCGCGGGAGGCGGCAACATGCGCGGCATGGACTGGTCGTCGTTCAAGCTGGGCAACGACAGCACCGGCAAGGCTGGCGAGAAGGCCGCCTTCAAGCCCTTGACAGAGACTCGCGGCAAGGCTCAGCTCTTTGTGCTGGCCTTCGACAACGACTCGGTGAGCAGCAACCAGCTGCTCTATGAGGTGGCACGCCACAATTTCAAGACCTACAAAATCAAGGACTACGACCTGGAGCCGATGACCTTCGGCAGCATGGGCCTGCTCGTGGTCAAGGGATTTGCCAACTATCAGGAGCTGCTGCAATACCGCAGCACGCTCGAGGCCGACAAGGGCTTGCAGCTGCCCCGCGAGGTGCACCAGGTGCTCATCAGCGAGGACAACTTCAACCTGCTCGTCAACGAGGGCCGCACGTTTGCCGACTACTTCCAGTATCTTGAGGAGCAGAACGACAAGAAGCAGGCCGACCGCATACCCGCAACCGCTGTCGACGACGACTCGATTGCCACTGCAGCTGCTGCTGCCGGCAAGCCGGCACTCGAGCCTGCCCAGCCTGTCAAGAGCGTGCGTCCCGCCAAGGTTGCCCCGGCCAAGCCCGAGAAGCTCTCGAAGAAAGAGGCTGCCCGCCGTGCCAAGGCCGAGAAAGCCCGCCAGGAGGCCGAGCGCAAGGCCCGCATCGAGCGTGAGCGACTGGAGCAGAAGCACCGTGCCGACTCTATTGCCAAGTCGAAGCTGCCCACCGTGATCCCCGACAATCCCGACCTGGTGATCGACGACGGCACCGTGCCCGACTCGGTGATCGAGGAGCAATATCAATACCCGCACCGCGAGATCGAGACGCAGCAACCGCACATCGAGGGCGTAGACACGGCAGTCGTAGACACGGCAGTCGACATGCAGCAGCCAGCCACCACAACCCGCCCCGAGGCCGAGCCAGCCCTGAACAAGAAGGCTGCCGAGCCGCAGGACGACACCCGCCGCCTGTTGAAGCAGAAGAGCGATGAGGTGAAACAGCAGGAACGTGAGCAGAAAGCCGCCGAGAAAGAGCGCCAGCGGCAGGCCGAGCGCGAGGCTAAGGCCCGCGAGAAGACGGCCAAAGCCGAACAAAAAGCCCGCGAGGAGGCCGAAAAAAATGCGCGCAAGCAGAAGGAGGAAGCCTTGAAGCAAGCTCAGAAGCAAAAGGAAGAGGCCCGCAAGCAGAAGGAGCAAGAGCGCAAAGCCCAAATCAAGGCCAAGCAAGAAGCCCAGAAGCAGAAAGCCCGCGAGCGCAAGGAGCGCCAGAAGCAACGCGAGGCCGAGCGCAAGGCCTACCAAAAGAAGAAACAGGAGGAAGCCAAGGCCCGCAAGAAGGCTGCCGAGGAGCGCCGCAAGGCCCGCGAGCGCTGA
- a CDS encoding metal ABC transporter permease, whose product MEILSYTFFQHALAGLLLVSIASAIIGTYVVSRRMVFITGGITHASFGGLGLGFYAGLNPVVAAGAFAVAAAMGVEWLTRSGHVREDSAIGVVWALGMALGTIFIFVTPGYVPELTSFLFGNVLTIDTPDLIAFALYLVVLVACMALFFRPIVACAFDSDFARTQGLPVAAVNLLMTVLVSVCVVLTIRLIGIMLLMSLLTLPPITAELWARRLLPIMGWAVVVSVAGAVLGLTVGCWVGAPVSATIVVVLIATYAVARCLKWAGNKMHRRDVNKMISS is encoded by the coding sequence GTGGAGATACTGAGTTACACATTTTTTCAGCACGCCCTGGCGGGCCTGTTGCTCGTGAGCATAGCCTCGGCCATCATAGGCACCTATGTGGTGAGTCGGCGCATGGTGTTTATCACCGGCGGCATCACCCATGCCAGCTTTGGCGGCTTGGGGCTGGGCTTCTATGCCGGCCTCAATCCAGTGGTGGCAGCAGGCGCCTTTGCCGTGGCCGCTGCCATGGGCGTTGAGTGGCTCACGCGCAGCGGGCACGTGCGCGAGGACTCGGCCATAGGCGTGGTGTGGGCCCTGGGCATGGCCTTGGGCACCATTTTCATCTTTGTCACTCCCGGCTATGTGCCCGAGCTCACGAGCTTCCTCTTCGGCAACGTGCTCACCATCGACACCCCCGACCTGATAGCCTTTGCCCTGTATCTCGTGGTGCTCGTTGCGTGCATGGCCTTGTTTTTCAGGCCCATTGTGGCATGTGCCTTCGACAGCGACTTTGCACGCACCCAGGGTCTGCCAGTGGCCGCCGTCAACCTGCTGATGACCGTGCTTGTGAGTGTGTGTGTGGTGCTCACCATCAGGCTCATAGGCATCATGCTGCTCATGTCGTTGCTCACCCTGCCTCCCATCACGGCCGAGCTGTGGGCCCGCCGGCTGCTGCCCATCATGGGTTGGGCGGTGGTAGTGAGCGTGGCGGGCGCTGTGCTGGGGCTGACCGTGGGCTGCTGGGTGGGCGCCCCGGTGTCGGCCACGATAGTGGTGGTGCTCATCGCCACCTATGCCGTGGCGCGCTGCCTCAAGTGGGCAGGCAATAAAATGCACAGGCGCGACGTTAATAAAATGATATCTTCATGA
- a CDS encoding 3-phosphoshikimate 1-carboxyvinyltransferase: protein MNIQLTAPSRIACEIDLPASKSMSNRVLIIDALCGGRCKVHGLAQCDDTAAVQRALASPDARVVDVGAAGTAMRFLTAYLATCEGRDVTIDGSERMRHRPIGVLVDALRQLGASIDYAGQQGCAPLRIEGRKLHGGRVRMAGNVSSQYVTALLLIAPAIGGIELTVEGDIASRPYIDMTLGLMKQFGIASRVEGNVITVPAGSYQPRDYSIEADWSAASYWYGLQAVLPGSRISLKGLEANSCQGDSRIARLMWDLGVTGNWCGSYLDLGTAAVVPDGPVTVDLADVPDLAQTLAVTLCLLGRPYRLAGLATLRIKETDRLAALQTELGKLGYVVHAEGDEALCWDGSTTLPAAPVPHIATYCDHRMAMAMAIAAVKFPGLVIDDAQVVSKSYPQFWQHLRQAGFKIEQA from the coding sequence ATGAATATTCAACTCACTGCACCGTCGCGCATCGCGTGCGAGATCGACTTGCCCGCGTCCAAGAGCATGAGCAACCGCGTGCTCATCATCGATGCGCTGTGCGGCGGCCGTTGCAAGGTGCACGGTTTGGCCCAGTGCGACGACACTGCGGCCGTGCAGCGCGCACTGGCCAGCCCCGATGCCCGAGTGGTCGACGTGGGCGCTGCGGGCACGGCCATGCGGTTTCTCACGGCCTACCTGGCTACCTGCGAGGGCCGCGATGTGACCATCGACGGCAGCGAGCGCATGCGCCACCGGCCCATAGGGGTGCTCGTCGACGCCTTGCGGCAGCTGGGCGCGAGCATCGACTATGCCGGCCAGCAGGGCTGTGCCCCGTTGCGCATCGAGGGCAGGAAGCTGCATGGCGGCCGAGTGAGGATGGCGGGCAATGTGAGTTCGCAATACGTCACCGCCTTGCTGCTCATTGCCCCCGCAATAGGCGGCATCGAGCTCACGGTGGAGGGCGACATTGCCTCGCGCCCCTACATCGACATGACCTTGGGCCTGATGAAGCAATTCGGCATCGCTTCGCGTGTCGAGGGCAACGTGATTACGGTGCCGGCCGGCAGCTACCAGCCTCGCGACTACAGCATCGAGGCCGACTGGAGCGCGGCCAGCTACTGGTATGGCTTGCAGGCCGTGCTGCCGGGGTCGCGCATCAGCCTCAAGGGCCTGGAAGCCAACAGCTGCCAGGGCGACAGCCGCATCGCCCGGCTCATGTGGGACTTGGGCGTGACGGGCAACTGGTGCGGCAGCTATCTCGACCTGGGTACGGCTGCTGTGGTGCCCGACGGGCCTGTGACTGTCGACCTGGCCGACGTGCCCGACCTGGCCCAGACCCTGGCCGTGACGCTGTGCCTGCTGGGCCGCCCCTACCGCCTCGCGGGGCTCGCCACCTTGCGCATCAAGGAGACCGACCGGCTGGCTGCCTTGCAGACCGAACTGGGCAAGCTGGGCTATGTGGTGCACGCCGAGGGCGACGAGGCCCTGTGCTGGGACGGCAGCACGACCCTGCCCGCCGCCCCCGTGCCGCACATTGCCACCTACTGCGATCACCGCATGGCGATGGCTATGGCCATAGCGGCCGTGAAGTTTCCTGGCCTGGTCATCGACGATGCCCAGGTCGTGAGCAAGTCTTATCCGCAATTCTGGCAACACCTGCGCCAAGCAGGATTTAAAATAGAACAAGCATAA
- the pckA gene encoding phosphoenolpyruvate carboxykinase (ATP) — translation MAKFDKSVLEKYGITGTTEVLYNPTYEVLFNEETKPGLTGYDKGQETELGAINVMTGEFTGRSPKDKFIVDDENSHNTVWWDSEGYHNDNHRASKETWAAVKEIAKKELSNKKLYVVDGFCGTHKDTRMKVRFIMEVAWQAHFVTNMFIRPQNEEEFDQEPDFIVYNASKGKVTNWKELGLHSETAVVFNVTTKEQVIINTWYGGEMKKGMFSMQNYFLPLKGIASMHCSANTDMNGENTAIFFGLSGTGKTTLSTDPKRKLIGDDEHGWDDEGVFNLEGGCYAKVINLDKEAEPDIYGAITRDALLENVTVDKNGKIDFADKSVTENTRVSYPIYHIKNIQRPFSQGPAAKQVIFLSADAFGVLPPVSILNPEQTKYYFLSGFTAKLAGTERGITEPTPTFSACFGQAFLELHPTKYAELLVEHMKKSGAKAYLVNTGWNGTGKRISIRDTRGIIDAILDHSIDAAPTKTIPYFNFVVPTKLEGVDTHILDPRDTYADAKQWDEKAKDLAARFIKNFVKYEDNEAGKALVAAGPQL, via the coding sequence ATGGCAAAGTTTGACAAGTCAGTTTTAGAGAAATACGGAATCACGGGCACTACCGAGGTTCTGTACAACCCTACTTATGAGGTACTGTTTAACGAGGAGACTAAGCCAGGCTTGACTGGCTATGACAAAGGTCAGGAAACTGAACTGGGCGCTATCAATGTGATGACTGGTGAGTTCACCGGCCGTTCACCTAAAGATAAATTCATTGTAGACGACGAGAACTCTCACAACACCGTGTGGTGGGACAGCGAGGGCTATCACAACGACAACCACCGTGCCAGCAAGGAGACTTGGGCTGCTGTGAAGGAGATCGCCAAGAAGGAGCTGAGCAACAAGAAGCTCTATGTGGTTGACGGTTTCTGCGGCACGCACAAGGACACGCGCATGAAAGTGCGTTTCATCATGGAAGTGGCATGGCAGGCTCACTTTGTGACCAACATGTTTATCCGTCCTCAAAACGAGGAGGAGTTTGACCAGGAGCCCGACTTCATTGTCTACAACGCTTCTAAGGGCAAGGTGACCAACTGGAAGGAGCTGGGACTTCACAGCGAGACTGCAGTTGTGTTCAACGTGACGACCAAAGAGCAGGTGATCATCAACACCTGGTATGGCGGCGAGATGAAGAAGGGTATGTTCTCGATGCAGAACTACTTCTTGCCTCTCAAGGGCATTGCTTCGATGCACTGCTCGGCCAACACCGACATGAACGGTGAGAACACGGCCATCTTCTTCGGCCTGTCGGGCACGGGCAAGACCACACTGTCGACCGACCCCAAGCGTAAGCTCATAGGCGACGACGAGCACGGATGGGACGACGAGGGCGTGTTCAACCTCGAGGGCGGCTGCTATGCCAAGGTGATCAACCTCGACAAGGAAGCTGAGCCCGACATCTACGGCGCTATCACTCGCGACGCTCTGCTCGAGAATGTGACCGTCGACAAGAACGGCAAGATCGACTTTGCCGACAAGAGCGTGACCGAGAACACTCGCGTGAGCTATCCTATCTACCACATCAAGAACATACAGCGTCCGTTCTCTCAGGGTCCTGCAGCCAAGCAGGTGATTTTCCTGAGCGCCGATGCCTTCGGCGTGCTGCCCCCTGTGTCGATTCTGAATCCTGAGCAGACCAAGTACTACTTCCTGAGCGGTTTCACTGCTAAGCTGGCAGGTACCGAGCGCGGTATCACCGAGCCCACTCCCACCTTCTCGGCTTGCTTCGGCCAGGCCTTCCTCGAGCTGCACCCCACCAAGTATGCCGAGCTGCTGGTTGAGCACATGAAGAAGAGCGGTGCCAAGGCTTACCTGGTGAACACTGGCTGGAACGGAACGGGCAAGCGTATCTCTATACGCGACACTCGCGGCATCATCGACGCCATTCTCGACCACTCGATCGATGCAGCTCCCACCAAGACCATTCCTTACTTCAACTTCGTTGTTCCTACCAAGCTCGAGGGCGTCGACACCCACATCCTGGATCCACGCGACACCTATGCCGATGCCAAGCAGTGGGACGAGAAGGCCAAGGACCTGGCTGCACGCTTCATCAAGAACTTCGTGAAATACGAGGACAACGAGGCTGGCAAGGCACTTGTTGCTGCCGGTCCTCAACTCTAA